A segment of the Lycium ferocissimum isolate CSIRO_LF1 chromosome 5, AGI_CSIRO_Lferr_CH_V1, whole genome shotgun sequence genome:
atatagtccctctgtctcaattcaagtgtctaagtttgactagacatggagtttaaaaaataaagatagacttttgaatcttgtggttctaaattaaaaatgtgtataatataataaaatatcctttgaatcttgtgattataaacttgacctGTAAGATATTTGACTTGTCAACTTACTAattataaaaagaggcggacataactaaaataagacaaattttaacaacaattgagaaattaagggaaaatataagaggaaaagaaataaaatactgCTTGGTAGTTCATATAGTTGGTACTCTGAATTTGAGATTTGGTTTTAACTTTTTCCCGTTTAAATTAGAGTTTTGCTATTAATTTTGGTGAGTTTATTCTACAAATTTCTTTGTTAATTAGATCTAAcgcagtgtctcaattgtcctttcatttggcatatactccctttgtttcaatttaagtgtcttaagtttgactagacacggagtttaagaaataaagatagacttttgaatcttgtggttctaaattaaaaatgtgtataatctaataaaatatcctttgaattttgtgattataaacttgacctgtaggatatttgaattgtcaacttactaaatataaaaagaggcggacataaccaaaataagacaaattttaacaacaattgagaaattaagggaaaaaataagaggaaaagaaacaaaatatggagactcactaaggaggGCTGCTTGGTGGTTCATATAGTTGGTACTCTGAATTtgagattttgttttaatttttcctgTTTAAATTAGAGTTTTGCTATTAATTTTGGTGAGTTTATTCTacaaatttttttgttaattagATCTAACGCAATGtcttaattgtcctttcatttccttcatttggcatatactccctctgtctcaatttaagtgtctaagtttgactagatacgaagtttaagaaataaagatagacttttaaatcttgtggttctaaattaaaaatgtatataatataataaaatatcctttgaatcttgtgattataaacttgacatgtaggatatttgaattgtcaacttactaaatataaaaagaggcggacataaccaaaataagaaattttttaacaacaattgagaaattaaggggaaaaataagaggaaaaggaacaaaatatggagactcactaaggagaatcatggtatcctttgcaaaatatacaaaccataaagactaactaaagtgagtaaccaaattaatcatgttgggccccgtgcatcgcacggACATAGTTTGCTAGTCCAATAATATGACCGGGAGGAGGCAGTAATGTATACGTACAGCgaaaacaaatttaaaacataTGAATTACTACTCCATACAGAAAAGGTTATGAACAGGTTCATACATATTATGATTATATGAGCAATGGGCAAGTTAATTGGAAAAAAGTTGTCGGCCATAGTCATAATAATAAATGACCCCACTCAAAATCAATGCGGCTATATCAAAGGGCTAAAAAGTCCGCACAGTCAAAAACTAataaaacatatacaacaaTCAATTTATTTGTAGTAATTACCAAAATACcctaaaaataatataaaaaacaCTTAGCAGCCATTTCGGTCCTGGCATGAACTccctcttctataatagtactAGGGGCGAATGGCCCGTACCAGCACGGGCCCAATATGAAACTGGTAACAATCggctttatttgaaaaaaaattgagtattaTAAAATTAGATAAATTGTTCAAAAGTTGATACCAAATTAAAAAGTGAACAATTCATGTATATGTTTAAAACTTCGAAATTCTAATCTCTTTTGGTTGTGAAATGCAGACATATTAAATTTGAAAAGACAAGTTTACATATTAACAAAATGTGGTGCATAAACTTGAAGGTCAACCAAGATATGTAGTTGTTAGCCTCATCTATCGTGTTCTTCGACAAGAAGATTAGGACATGTCGCAGTTAAGTGTTCGTAAGAATACTTGAAGGAAAAAACCATAGCAAAATGTCACGTAATAAGAGAAGAATCCAAGAATCACCTGGTAATAAAAAAATGGTAATTTAAAgagaaatctttaaatttttgatgTACTACTACAAATAACCTTTTGTATAGAAGAGTTGTACCTTTTCTCACTTTAATTGCGCACAGAAAAGCTTTCATTCTTCAAGTTGGGGCTTTaagtttttttcccttttttttttttttaacaaaattttaagattaacattttatatttaaaaataataaagcaactAATTGATAAAATAGCAAACATTATCCACAAACACAAAGGCgttattattttaaattctaACTTACTATAATGAGTATCTTTGAAATAAAGTTTGTCAATTAAAATAAAGTTTGAAATGAGTATTTTGAGTATCTTTACAATGAGTACAATAAAGTTTAATTATATTAATGTATCAATATAGTTAAAAAGAAATAAGTAAAGacacgtgtgtgtatatatatatatgtatgtatgtatgtatgtatatatagaaaTGTTGTCCACTAATTGATGTATAGAGAGTAAAATACTTAATTTCAAAATAGCCCTTAACCTTTCTGCAAATGGCAATTAAGCACACAAGTTGTAATTGATGTATAAAGAATAAAATACTTAATTTCAAAATAGCCCTTAAACTTTCTGCAAATGACAATTAAGCACACATGTTGAAACCcacttttattatatatagaaaatagtaataataaaaaataaaaattaaaaaactaaaaattaaaaaataaaaaataaaagtgaatggagggagGGAGTAACTATCAAGTTTCAATTGAGAAAATCAGGCCATTTTTGTGCAAAGCACGAGGTGTCGCTTAGTGAGGTGTTTTATAAAATGAAACTTATATaaacagctaccttttaatagcttctaataatttatagctactttttctatatttacaaacCGTAGCTAGTTTTTATTGAATTCGGTTGTATTTCGTGTCACGTAAAAACACGAATATACAAAATCCGGCAGAGTTCGCGTTTTTAAAATACACAGAAATACAAAATCCAGCAGAGTTAAAATAGGTTGTATTTATGGAACagattctcttctttcattttaaatggtaagtcaaattaaatcaaccatgtatCACACATAACAGCTAAAGTTCCATAACAGCTCACGTCTCTCTTTCtaaattactccattccaaactttttgaattcaaaaaactCAAAGACgataattttccaaaaatacaGAAGTCTCCCAGAATACATTGTTTTGTTGGATTCGGtagtatttcaatttttttaaatatacgGAAATACACGTAAATAactgtatttcaatgtatttggATACATTGTTCAGTTGTAtatagatcattcaaacaacacatacagtcaattatatctaattttcccaaaaatacaatcagccaaatatattaaacttatatttacactaaaaaaagGACGAAATACACTCAAATTCTGAGATACAAGCAGAtagaaaaaggagaagaaaccATGGATTCCAGTTAAATCTTCggtgaaatacaaaaaaatacactaaaaaaatgacgaatacacattttctccttcgaaatacaagcgaatacaaaaaaaaaaaatacactatatCCAAAAAAAATACAACCACCACAACAACCGAAAAAAACCTCCTCGTAACCTCAGCAAATTTCTCGTAACCAAAAATGCAGGCGGCACCGGATCGTTCGACGGTAGAACTCCCTCATAAGCTCATTATTTGACTGATCAACAGGCAAAGCAGGACCAACGTACCTAAAATCCCTACCACCAAATCACATCTGCAATTTTTCGGGTGCCATTGACACACCTCTCTACATTTCCCGAGTTACTGAAGTAATTGAATCGAATTTGAAGGACAAAGCAGAATCTTCCATGGATGAATATGACTCATTTTTACTTCAAACCACAAAGCACAGTGAGAtcagagagagaaaaagaggggTGAGATCTCACAGATCTGGGGTTGAGGATAGGTAacggagagagagaaagagaggggcGAGAGAGATAAAGAGAAGGGTGAGATCTCACAGATCTGGGGTGAGGAGATGAGTAGCTAATGGACCGTGTATTTAGAAGATGAGGACACACAATAATTGAAATATAGTTGGGTAGCTATGAAATGTAATTTTAGAATAATATAGCTgcgaaaattaaatattaaataaggtagttattattcataattaagtcttagaggtagctatgacaagtaaattttccttttataaaACAATTGTATTCGAGGTGACCCACTCAGCCCCTAGAATATAATACGACATATTGTATTCGTTCACAATTGTTTTagctagcgtttggccatgcattcccaaaaaaaaattgaaaaaattgatttgggtgaagtttttcaagttttgaaaatgtgtttgattataatttttcaaaacatatttcactttttgttttgtaaaacatgaaatattaCTTATACCCATAAGTTCTAAAAACTATCAAGATTACCCAATCATACATACTTGCTAATCCCAAATTATGCAGACcatgatattttaataacaaTTGCTAATAATACACTTACtagctactccctccgtcccaaaaagattgtcctctcttgacttggcacaaagtttaagaaataaaagaagacttttgaaatgtgtggtccaaaacaagccttagatatttgtgtggctgtaaatcatcccataaagttaaattgtttctaaatatagaaagaggacaatctttttggtacagagggagtactaaaattcaaattacaatacaaaTATCCATccgttcaagaaaaaaaagagtagtAACTAGCTTAGCTCGTTCACTTTATAGAAGAAACTGCTTTAATTGTGAAAATATGGTAGCTATGGCTTTAATGGAGAAACATGGTAGATAGATTAGTTGGGTCATAAATAGATGggttttattataaaatatataagtttggggtagtttttaaaagttttgaaaaggccAAAACATATATCTTGGCCCAAAAAAAGGTTTGAGCCAGAATTTGATATTTGAAGATTTGTCTtcaaaatctgtcaaaattttatagccaaacaaagatttgaaaacaaatcttcaaaatatactcccaaaatctatggccaaacgggagctTAAGGATTGTGTACTGTAAAAGGATAGAAAGAACCAAGTTATGTGAGGTTCTTTAGCTTTTGGGTAGGTGAAAATGGTAATGCAGAAATAACAGATATACAGTGAATACgatttgaaataatatttaaagACGTTTATATAAATGTTTGTTTGATTATAAATagaagtcaattttttttaatttaaaatttgaatagagaaaatgaaggTTGAAAAACAAGTCTCAAGAgtatttcaaaaaaatcaaagtttttacttacaaaattttaatttttaaaaaatgttcaaatacaactttaacttctaaatatcttttttcaacttcatctgtacctctctttttctctcttcaaaTTTTAACCAAACCATGTTCTACTTAGTGATAAAATAACACCCgacaaagaaaacaaattaaagCTCGGGGGAGGGGAGGATGACATGAATAAAATTTTCATTGACACATAAACTTTTTTACGCTTCAACTCGATCTCTCAGTTTTCGAATGTGTATGGTATGACccaaatatgtataatttttctGGCGAATACCACACACACAAAGAAGCTTTGATACTTGGAAAATCATGCTCAAACAAATAAAGTTTCTTTTTGTTGGTCATGTAGCCTATAAAAATTTTAAGATCCCTAAAAATACTCCCCATTAAATGTGGGGTTGTGTTCATCTACCAATTTCCCGCTAAAATAACATCCtacatatcttttatttttaaacttttcactTTTCTCTATCATTCTAATGTTTACTTCCACAAATGATGGAATTAGTCATCCGATTTAAAAAGTGGATAACTAATCTCATGAAATATCTCAACCTATGAGACATTCTTGTCTATCTCATCCGgcataccaaacgagccctcTAGAGTTTACTACAAGTTTTTCTGGTTGCTACCTTATTCCTTAAAGTTTCTTCATCTTTGCGTCCGTCCATCTCACCACTTCTCTGGTGGCTCAAGAGTTTCGAATTTTACCTTAGGGCTTATATTAAGGtccaaaaatagaagaaattgcacgatttGTCCGTCAAATGGGTTGGTCATTAATTTTGCCTTTCAAATggactagtctttaatttttgtcctttagcAATCGAATTTAAGGACAAAAGTCATGCGAAgcataacttgtgggatattgtgaagcgaaaatataaacttatgtcccgaaaaaaaaattgtttgttacaagggacaaaaattaaagaccaatacAAAATAGGAGCATAAGTGCCAATGACCCTTCAAAATAAGGTCTTGATGTCGGGCCTTTCTTTTTACACAAAAATATGTTGGACTTTGATTCTTTGAGTCAATCTATTTTAGGTCAACAAATGTTTTTTCCTTTCAGATTCAAAGGTCAATATAACTTGTAAGTTGTAACTTATGGGACAAGGCAAATCTATTCAACATCAACTTGGATGAAAATATTTATAGGTCAGGCAATTTATGGCAAAATATTCCAAGTTAAGCATTCAAAATAGACAAAAATTGGGATATGCGAGAGCATTTGCATAAATCAAAGTTTAAGTTTAGAAACTTGAACGGTTTAAAGATATAATAATTGAGAGGTGGAATATCTAGTATGACCAAATCcttccattcttcttcttatactTTGTATGCACTTCCAATCCCCCCTAGATTTAAAGATGGAAAAGGGAAACATCAAGTTAATTGGGAGAAAATGAATTTTGTTCATTTACATTTTATTTAGTTAAGAGATTATATGTGCtacaatattttatatagaatttttttttaaaacaatggAATTATAGAAACAAAATGACTCTAGAATCGTGTGATAAAATAAACCTTATTGTAACGAATCCATACAGACCATCCATTCACCATGAGGGCTTTATGTTTACTTTCAACATTATCTTTGTTGTTCCTTCACTTGTTTTGGCTATCTTTGTTATTAACATTACTATCTTGAGAGTTGGAGACTTGAGTTGATTCCAATTTGACATAACCCTAACCCAaagttttttcatatttgtgaATTTTAATGAGAGCATAAAATTCAATCAATATCCAACATAAACATTTTCATGACACGACGGTCCTCAAAATGGAGTAGTATTTAGGAAGACACGACACCATAAAGTAGCGTTGGAATGACAATATGACATGGTAAAAATACATTTGATCCGGATGTTCACATCAaacgggtcatttgcacttttaccctgttttgtgttggtctttaattttgtccttcaaatgggatggtctttaatttttgcccttcaaaatggAACTTATGCTTAGAGGGGCATGGGGCATAAGttacgcatcataatatctacatgttatgctaatgcctttaaagaacttatgcccctAGGCATAAGCttgattttgaaggacaaaattaaagaccagctcatttgaagggcaaaaattaaagaccggtcCATTTGACGGACAAATCGTGCAATTACTTCACATCAAACTAGTGTAAAATttcctaaaatatatattactaaTAACTTGCAGAAATACTGTGGTTTAGGTTGTACTCTCGAACAATATCTAGTCTAGctatatattgggccatatccAAGAAAATATAATCAATCAGCCAGCGTTGGGGAGTAATTTTTAGATATAATTTCAGAGACCTCCTTTCATGTTTGATTTCGTAACACTAATTTTTCTTGTGGTTTACAAAATAAGGGAGGTACGTAAAGTGCAATTTCGTAAACTACAATGGAGGTTAGTGTTACGAAGTAAATCTAAGGGGAGGTCTTTGTTGTTAACTTTGCTTCTAATGATGAAGAAGGTCCCGGGTGTGGGGGCGGGGGGTAGGAAGAAATGCAATAGTCTAACTATATTACTTTATCTAATGgagtatattttttaataaaattttgttaCAATCGATCGACAAGTGCCTGACTTTTATAATTACTACTATTGTATATTATATCAACACCATCATTTTTATGACATCATGACTGATGGCTATGCTGCGTTGATTGCATATAAATTTTAACGAATCGTTGGTCAACCGCATTGTCATCATGGATTTTTACCTTGTAATTGCATTATTTCTTAGTTTCTTCACGGATAAGAGTAAAATCGTGCATTTATGTTTGTATAATATGTTTAATTCGACAAAACAGTAGGCAAAGTTTAATCTGAATTTATTTGGTTATAATATGATGTTCCGCTGTGTTTTTAGTCATATACATTCAGTGAAGATCAGCGGCGGAGTTAGGTAGGCTCCAGGTGGTTCATCCGAACATCCTCGGCGAAAAATTACTctgtatatataaggttaaaattattttttatgtatatatagtagatgatgaaCCCCTTGACTTCTTCgtatatttatttctttatatttttaaacCCCCTAAATAAAAATCCTGGCTCAGGCACTAAAAGATCCCAAATAAAGTCCAACAAGTAGTTTTGCTTATATCAAattcaaatgtgtataaatcgGCCCTGGTCTGCATTAAACGGCCAAAGAGATTTCCAGCCTTGATTAGAATAGTACTTGATCTTTAGGGTGTGTTAGTTATGGAGGAAATGTTTCCACTTTTTTCAtgttggttggtcaaaatgtattgaaaaatatattacttattctttttagaaaaataaatttttaaaataagaaaatgacttAGTTGTAGGAGTAGAAAAAACAAGTTCTTAAACCACACGTTGATTGTCTCATTCCTACAACCACCTAACCCAACCTACCCCATCCCAACCCGGACCCCTACAGCCTGTAAGAATTGAAAGAGAGACgaactgaaaaagaaaaatcttgtGTGTATTTCCTTCTGTAAATGTATAAATACAAGTATCTAGTATTTAGGAATAAAAGAAATTCTAAAAGCCTGTACAATTTTATCTACTTTTTATAGGCTAATCCTATAATATCCTAACGGAAATTATCCTTTTACAATGCTCTTTTCAAAGCTGTACAAAGAGCTGTTATTTGCGGTGACATGTGGCAGTTGACCATTTTGCTCTTGTTGCCATTTAAAACTGTTTTGTCTTGTTCCTTCGATATGGACGAGAATGTGTCCCCCATTTGAGCTGAGAATTTTGAACCTCTCTTGCTCTCAATGCCTTCATTCTTTGCTTCCTTTCTTGTGAGCTGTGATTACAAATTTGTGCGattgaagatgaaggagaatgtTTATTCTCAACACACCCCATCACCACTCCATAGTCAtagtatttgtctagattatatataaatgcttttagaataatattttctaCTTACTTGTCAAACgttagaaaataagtaagaaaaccacttacttttttgaaaaaaaaaaaaaaaaaaaacacattttcCGTGGAAACATTTTCATCAAGTCAAACACACCCTTAAAATGACTTCTCTAAACATTTTCCGTCTCGGACACGTTGGGTACATCCTATACACGTATCATAAATCTTTACTGAATGTGACATTGGGTCTATACGTTTTTTAATGTTATAAATTTTCAATCTAGTAAAAGCATTCATACCTCGGTTGACCTCTCAGAAATTTCATAAAAAGGACTTTCTAGAGATCCCAAATGACCATTCCTAGCATAACTACTAAGGATCCAATAAGTCCAACATTGATTCCTTCATATGTGTCAATTGGGCAAGGAAACATTTTCATCAGGTGAAACACACCCTTAAAATAACTCGAGAGAAGTCGCTAACCAAAACAAATACTTACCATGATGACCTTAAATAAATGGTTTAATTTGTCAACTTAAGGCCAAATGTTCAAGAATACACGTGTTAGTCCATGATTTgccaaattcaaaaattaaactaACTTTAATTTGTTGATGAACTTATATATTCCCCAGTCAGTTTTACAGGTTCGAGTTTCAGTAAATTACTAATGTATACTTTACCCACTAAGTTTCAATAAATATGTAAATAGTTAGATATATGATATACTATAAAGAGCGTAAAATTAAATTATCAAGCACATGCAACTTTGTACTGAAATTTAATCATTCCTTTGCGATCGGCAGTATATCAATTTTGGTCGTGAATACTTTTAATTAACTAGTAactttttacaattttttaaaaacctaATATTCCGATAAGATTAAAGTACTTGTGAATATTATTGATGACCTCTGTAGGCAGCCTACACCACAATATTTATTAGTAGTTTATAGACCTAATAATTCGtgttacaaatatatatttttttttaaaattattgcaGGATTCTTTAGTCTGACAAAATATCAGAACTTTTTTCCATtgtcaaaaggaaaaaaatattcaatGTAATCGAGACCAAGAATTCCAGTCCTTGTTGAACTCTCGTTTTTATGTCaataatcctttttttttttttaagaataaaaaatttatatatcatGCTGGAAGAACGAAATTATTTCCATCAAATAGTTACGATATGTGTCAAACGAaattatttccataaaataGTTAGAATATGTCTCACACGATACATTTTCAATTATATATACGATAACGTGTGCACTAGACACAACTGCGAAATCAGTATGTGTACTTGTCAAAAGCATGAATGATGACGAATTATTACTAATTACCTCGCATGTGCACTGAAAATCAAAGTAATACCCTTAATTAAGCAACTACTatataatttagaaaatttatgCTGCTCAAATGCAGGGCCCCATTATGGAAGTGCCTTTATAATTAGTGCAAACATCTAATCATTCATCATTCACCAAATTGTTCAATCAAGAGAAATGTTTAGTAATATAattgtctttctttttcctcaaaAGCGAGGTCCCAAGCTATTCAtcttaataaaatataataattcgCTGAAAATTCAACAATAACACAAGGTTTTCGCTAATGgaacttatataattaatcccTCTTGCGTACTCCCAGACTAGCCTCCCATTATGGCTCCCCTTTGGTAATTAGACACTCCCATTAATCATACACTTTATAACATAGAAAATTGAAAAGGATCATGACCAATCACAATATGCTGGTTCACATAAACAATATAGATTTAAAGTATATACACGGATagtgtaaaaaatatttacataattgAGTTAGTTAAAATGGAATTACTACATATGTAATTCTACATATCTAATAAGCATTGATTGGCAATCTTAGAATATAGCATAACTACATTAACCTGCTATAACATACTCCCTTCGGTtcaagtgtccacttagcctttttataTAAATGTCCACTTACATAATTaggaatcaattttatttttttttcgatttgtcCTTATTAAGTGCTAAGTGACATGATCCCAATGTGTCAAGTTAATAGTAATATGCACATTTTAATcaagggtagtttagtcaatatacctattttttttctctagaagttagtattttcttaaggtgTGCTAAAGACTAAATAGACACTTATTTTAAACCAATGGGAGTATTAAACCATATTGATAATGTAGAAGTTATTTGCATCATCAGTGTATATTAATAGGGGCGTATGTAGCATTCAAGGTgagggttcaattgaacccttAACTTTCGGCCCGGAAAGATAAATTTATGtgcaaaattttattaaaattacaaTTAAAAGTAGACATGAacccataattttttaaataaaatgggTTCAACTAAGAATCCTAAAAGGTTGAACCCCTAAAGtttaaattctggatccgcctctgtgtgtgtatatatatatgtgtgtgtgtagtttAAATCCATAGTTTATTACTTAAAGCGTTAGTCCATTGCTCGCGGGGCGTTGAGTACAAAGAAGTCGTCACCATTTAGGATTTAATAAAACCATATAATATATCTTTTTCAAGTAATAAAGGTTGGCTTTTTCTTCGTTGACAAAGTGCTAGTGTTATTTGAGACTGAATCTATTTGGCCAGTGAGCAACTTATGGGCCATAATTTTGTCCCCCTCTTTTGAGGCTCTATCTGTTTTTCTCATCCCTTTTATGGCCTTTGCTATCTTCACTATTAATAACACTTCTCCGAATTAGCTAAAGGTCACCTATAGCTCTCGATATATAGACTTTTTCACCTTAGTTGAAGAATTCTTACAAAAGGGATCGGATGAACAATCCAACTAGGATTAAAATGAGGTTTATGCTCAATTTAGCTTATGACAGAGGTTGAACCCAAACCAAAAAAGGctaatcattttcttttattgttttcttccTCTCTTCGTGTTTTATAGATTAGAAGCATCCAATAGTGCCACACCAGTAAAAAGAGTGTTGCTACTAAGCTAAGCTGTTGCTGGGAAACTCGGTAGTTTTTACTGTGCAAAGAATTTTTGGATTAGTTGTTTGTTTATAGAGCGAATGAATAATAGCCAAATGGGAAAGGAAGAGACGAAATCTAGCTCTTCTAATTTACTAAAGAAGTTGGAGAAATATCTATCAATGAAGAAAGTAAGTGGAGCAATGTTGTCCAAGAGCAAATCATGGCATGGGAGAAACAGTACAATAGCTCCAGAAGGGTGCTTTTGGGTTTATGTTGGGCCAGAGAAAGAGAGGTTTGTCATAAAGACAAAGTATGCAAGTCATCCATTGTTCAAGATGTTGCTTGAAGATGCTCAAAAGGAGTACGGTTATAGTTATAGCCAAGGCCCAATTTTGTTACCTTGTGATGTTGATCTCTTCTATAACGTGTTGGCTGAAATGGGCAGTAGCAAAGAGATTGATGATTCAATTTGTGGATCATGCAGTCCATTATTTAGTCCTGGTAGGCGTTTGGGTAATAGCCAAATGGCTAGAGGTTATGGTTCTTTTACGGTTCTTACCCCACCGCCAAGATTGTTCAAGCGCCTCAACTCTTTCAATAGTGGGTAACAAGTATGTCAATAGAGGCACCTAAAAAGGTCTTGATTGTCAATGAACGAAGCGGGTGAAAACTATATAATATAAGATATCGTGGTTCAAATCTCAGCAAGACAAAAAAATAGTTGTGGTGCATGCAAGCTAACTAGAACACCagtattataaaaaaaatatgtcaaTCGCAATATTTACTTAATTAgaagtctttttttctttgtttttatgTTTCTCTTAAAGGAATGTGGTGTTTGTAAactgcacttatatatatgtgtgagaTTCACCCCAGGTGCAAATATACACCAAAGGGGTGGATCTATGTATTGAAATCCACTTCAtcgaatttttttataatactATAAAGAAAGTAGATTACCAACTTGTGCTCTTAAGACATTATGATAATTGATAGATATGTGTAAAGATGCTTACCCGCAGAAAATTGCCTGTGGCTTGTgtctgaaaatatatatatatatatatatatatatatatatatatatatatgtatattgtgcAGCAAATAATAAATGGTGTTTTGGTTATATTTTCCTACCTCTTGTATATGTCTTCGCGTCTATAGGTACATCACAAGTCTTCTATTTTTTCTCTTCACTTGCAtatcaaaaatttctttttt
Coding sequences within it:
- the LOC132057606 gene encoding auxin-responsive protein SAUR29-like: MGKEETKSSSSNLLKKLEKYLSMKKVSGAMLSKSKSWHGRNSTIAPEGCFWVYVGPEKERFVIKTKYASHPLFKMLLEDAQKEYGYSYSQGPILLPCDVDLFYNVLAEMGSSKEIDDSICGSCSPLFSPGRRLGNSQMARGYGSFTVLTPPPRLFKRLNSFNSG